A genomic stretch from Pseudoliparis swirei isolate HS2019 ecotype Mariana Trench chromosome 18, NWPU_hadal_v1, whole genome shotgun sequence includes:
- the si:ch211-117k10.3 gene encoding LOW QUALITY PROTEIN: Krueppel-like factor 15 (The sequence of the model RefSeq protein was modified relative to this genomic sequence to represent the inferred CDS: inserted 1 base in 1 codon), with product MVSLGSRSLPESELFRDSSPFSLGLRDGARSEGGSSASCDSPEAVELGALCRLSPTEDEDDEEEEEDEDDEEGASLHILLEPEEKXEPKLPDFPFRPSSPFSPTLEDIDEFLREKMELVKEELLAPKEEACPVPCGGSLSSGASSDTRRHPGTSASSRASNAPKKEQKSPGPNDRSPSARANPSPSTVTPPLLLGSPLVLQLQPLPAARPPTPASSPPGSQSGIWLTHVVMGLRGATGPNVTLLAQQGHSAPTAVLSRHGDARLVDQKYVKIAPLPITMRTLEITGVAGIGGHGNGLFKAGPPRLTRLLPTERVHKCAHPGCGKMYTKSSHLKAHFRRHTGEKPYTCSWPECGWRFSRSDELSRHRRSHSGVKPYACSLCEKKFARSDHLSKHTKVHRSSRPSRIIRATV from the exons ATGGTGTCTCTCGGCAGCAGATCGCTGCCTGAGAGCGAGCTGTTCAGGGACAGCAGCCCCTTCTCCCTTGGCCTGAGAGATGGAGCCCGCAGCGAGGGGGGCAGCTCGGCCTCCTGCGACAGCCCCGAGGCCGTGGAGCTCGGGGCTTTGTGCCGCTTAAGCCCCACAGAGGACgaagacgacgaggaggaggaggaggacgaagacgaCGAGGAGGGGGCGAGTCTGCATATTCTTCTAGAGCCGGAGGAGA GGGAGCCGAAGCTACCGGACTTCCCTTTCCGACCCTCCTCCCCGTTCTCTCCGACCCTGGAGGACATCGATGAGTTCTTAAGGGAAAAGATGGAACTGGTCAAAGAGGAGCTCCTGGCCCCCAAAGAGGAGGCCTGCCCCGTACCATGCGGTGGCTCCCTGTCCTCCGGTGCTTCCTCAGACACTCGTCGTCACCCCGGGACGAGTGCCTCTTCTCGCGCTTCAAACGCCCCCAAGAAGGAACAAAAGAGCCCCGGCCCAAACGACCGTTCCCCCTCCGCCCGAGCAAACCCCTCGCCTTCCACCGTCACCCCGCCGTTGCTCTTGGGCAGCCCTCTggtcctccagctccagccCCTGCCTGCGGCGCGGCCTCCGACCCCGGCGAGCTCCCCGCCCGGGTCCCAGAGCGGCATTTGGCTCACCCACGTGGTCATGGGGCTGCGGGGCGCAACCGGACCAAATGTCACCCTGCTGGCCCAGCAGGGGCACTCCGCCCCCACCGCCGTGTTATCCCGACACGGCGATGCCCGGCTGGTCGACCAGAAGTACGTGAAGATCGCCCCGCTGCCCATCACCATGAGGACTCTAGAGATCACGGGCGTGGCCGGCATCGGGGGCCACGGCAACGGCCTGTTTAAGGCTGGACCCCCCCGCTTGACCCGGCTGCTGCCCACGGAGAGGGTCCACAAGTGCGCCCACCCCGGCTGCGGGAAGATGTACACCAAAAGCAGCCACCTGAAGGCCCACTTCCGCCGGCATACGGGAGAGAAGCCCTACACGTGTAGCTGGCCCGAGTGTGGCTGGAG GTTCTCCCGGTCCGACGAGCTGTCCCGCCACCGGCGCTCCCACTCCGGCGTCAAGCCCTACGCGTGCTCCCTGTGCGAGAAGAAGTTCGCCCGCAGCGACCACCTGTCCAAACACACCAAGGTCCACCGCAGCTCCAGGCCCAGCAGGATAATCAGAGCCACCGTCTGA